The window GTGGAACCGGTGGACGCGGACGGGTCCGCGGGGGAGGAGGGGGAATGACCCCGGAGCGGCTGCGGGAGTTCTGTCTGGGCTTCAACGCGGCGGTGGAGGAGTTCCCCTTCGGGCCGGAGACTTCGGTGTTCAAGGTGCTGGGCAAGGTGTTCGCGCTCACGGCGCTGGACGCGCAGCCGCTGAAGGTCAACCTCAAGTGCGAACCGGAGCAGGCGGTGCGGCTGCGCGAGGAGCACGAGGCGATCGTGCCGGGCTACCACATGAACAAGCGGCACTGGAACACGGTGACGGTGGGCGGGCCGGGCGGCCTGCCGGACCGCCTCGTGCGCGAGCTGGTGGAGGACTCGTACGACCTGGTGGTCGCGGGTCTGCCGCGGGCGGAGCGGTTGCGGCTCGACCGGCCGTGACGGTGCGCCCGGGTCGGCGGCGGGGTGGTCGTGCGGGGGCGCGGGGGCGCTCCCTATGCTTTCGACCATGAGCGAGAGCACTGGGATCGACCCCGAGGACAGCAAGATCATCACGCTGGCGCGCAGCGCCCGGGCCCGCAACGGCGTTCCCGAGGGGGCGGCGGTGCGCGACGAGACGGGCCGCACCTACGTCGCCGGGACGGTGGAGCTCGACTCCCTCAAGCTGAGCGCGCTGCAGACCGCGGTCGCGATGGCCGTGGCGAGCGGGGCGCGGTCCCTGGAGGCGGCGGCGGTCGTCAGCGCGGCGGACGCCCCGGCGGAGGCCGACCGCGCGGCCGTCCGCGATCTCGGTGGCCCGGGCACGCCGGTGCTGCTGGCGGGCCCGGACGGCACCCTGAAGTCGACGACCCCGGCCGGCGCCTAGCCTCCCGGCGGGGTTGCCGACGCCCCTCGCCCGCCCGGGCCAAATCCAGCCGCGCCTGCACCATCCCAGCCTCGTCGGGACCATCCCAGCCCCGCCGCGCACACTCCAGCCTCGCCGGCGTTCGAGGCGCGGGGTCCGGGACGAAGCCCCGATCTTTGAGCCTCGCCGGCGATTGAGGCGCGGGGGCTGGGGCGGCGCACCAGGGAACCCGGCTCCGCCGGGCACCGGGCTCTGCCCGGACCCGCGCCTCAAACGCCGGCGAGGCTGAATTTGGCCGAGGCTGAATGTGGCCCGGGCGAGCCCCAAGCTGCCAGCGGGGCGGGACGTGGCCCGGGCGAGTCCGAAGGTGGCCGCGAGGCTACGAGGCCAGGGGTGCGGACCGCCGGAGGCTAGCGGCGGCGGCGAATCACCATGGCCATCAGCGCCGCCATCGCGCACAGCGCGCCCGACGCGTACCAGACCACGTCGTACGAGCCGGTCACGTCGCGCGCCAGGCCGCCCAGGAAGGCCACCACCGCCGCGCCGACCTGGTGCGAGGCCAGGACCCAGCCGAAGACGATCGCGCCGTCGTCCCCGTAGTGCTCGCGGCACAGCGCGATCGTCGGCGGGACGGTCGCGACCCAGTCCAGGCCGTAGAAGACGATGAAGAAGACCAGCGGCGGCTGTACCGAGGGCGCCAGCAGGATCGGCAGGAAGAGCAGCGAGATCCCGCGCAGGGCGTAGTAGACGGCGAGCAGCCGCCGGGCCTCGAAGCGATCCGTGAACCAGCCCGAGGCGATCGTGCCGATCACGTCGAACACGCCGATCACCGCCAGCAGCCCGGCGGCCGCCGTCACCGGCATGCCGTGGTCGTGGGCGGCGGGCACGAAGTGCGTCCTGACCAGCCCGTTGGTCGAGGCCCCGCAGATCGCGAAGGTGCCGGCCAGCAGCCAGAAGGGGCCGGTCCGGGCCGCGTCGGACAGCACCTTCACCGCCCGCCGGGCCGCGCCCGGGACCGGGACCGGCTTCTGCGCGTACGTGCCCCCGTACGGCGCCAGGCCCACGTCCGCCGGGTGGTCGTGCAGCAGCAGCCAGACGAAGGGGACGACCGCCAGCGCCGACAGCGAGACCGTCACCGTCGCCGGGCGCCAGCCGTGCTGGTCCACCAGCCAGGCCAGCAGCGGCAGGAAGATCAGCTGGCCGGAGGCCCCCGCCGCACTGGCTTGCGCTTCGCCGTCGGCCCTGCACTCCGACCGCCGTCGCTCTTGAAGGTATGTAGGTTGTATGGCTTCTCAGCCATCCCCTCCTGCTTCGGCAACGTGAGCCGGTAGATCACCGGACCGTCCGGCACCTTGCCCGTCTTCGTAAGCCAGCCAGCCTGACGCAGCCTGCCGACGATCTTGTTGACCGTCTGCTCTGGAGCCTTCCCGCCGTAGCCGAGTTCCCTGGCGATCGTCCCGTTCGACGGGCACGCGTTCTCACCCGAGTCGTAGTCCGCATACGACGCCATCGCGACGCCGACCAACTTCTCTGCGGGCTTCATGTCGGAGCGCACAAGCGCACGGCGCCATACGTGTTCCTGTATCTCGGGCCTCCCTTCCCCATCGGCCCCGCCCCACCAGTGCGAGGGAACCGCAAGGTACCGGGCACGGCACGGAAGAGTGCAGGTCACTGGCGTGTGAGGCGCCTCTCAAAATGCGGTCACTCACTGGCCTGCCCTCGCTACGCTGACGCGATGAGCCATCCAGACAGCGCCCCTGACTACGACCTTGCGTTCGCCCTCCAGGTCACCGGCTTCGAGTTGGCCACCGAACCGCCAGCCCCTGACACCCCACTCGGCCGCATCCGCGCCTTCGCCGCCGAGCATGGGTTCGACGCACTGACCCATGAGCACTTCGAAGCGGCGATACGAGGAACACTCTGAAGCACTGGTGTTGTCGGCGACGGGTGAAATCTGACCGCTGAACGGCGGATCAACGGTGACCCACCTCGCGATCGTCTGATCATCCTGGCGGCAGCGGCAGCGGCAGCGGCAGCGGCAGCGGCAGCGGCAGCGGCGGAGTCCGGGCCGGAGCCCGAGGCGGGGGTTGTCGTGGTCACGCCGACAGCTTCCGGCCGGCGGGGCACCGTACGACAGTGGCCTGGCTGTCACGCTTCGGTACGATCGGGCCATGGAGCCGTTGCCGCACCGCATCGTCGTCCTCGCTCTCGCCGGGCTGCTCCCCTTCGAGCTCGGCATCCCGCACCGGATCTTCGGGCGGGCCAAGGATCCGTCCGGGCGGCCGCTGTACGAGATCCTCACGTGCGGGCTCGCCCCCGGGCCGGTGCGCACGGACGCCGACTTCGCGATCCAGGTCGAGCACGGACCCGAACTGCTGGCCACCGCCGACACGGTGGTGGTACCGGCCTCGTACGAACTGGGCCCGGTGCACGAGTACGGCACGCTGACCGACGAGCTCGCCGCGGCCCTCGCGCACATCCGGCCCGGCACGCGGCTCGTCTCCATCTGCACCGGCGGCTACGTGCTGGCCGCCGCCGGCTACCTGGACGGCCGCCCGGCCACCACCCACTGGGCCTCGGCCGAGCACTTCCAGCGGCTGTTCCCCGCCGTGCGGGTCGACCCGGACGTGCTCTACACCGACGACGGGGACGTGCTCACCTCCGCCGGCGTCGCCGCCGGCATCGACCTCTGTCTGCACATCGTGCGCCGCGACCACGGAGCGGCCGTCGCGAACGGCACGGCCCGGCGGACCGTCGTACCGCCCCACCGGGAGGGCGGACAGGCGCAGTTCATCGAGCGCCCGGTGCCGGAGCCGCAGCTCGCCAGCACCACGGCGGCGCGTGCGTGGGTGCTGGACCGGCTCCACGAGCCGCTCAGGCTGACCGACCTGGCCCGGCAGGAGGCCATGTCGGTACGGACCTTCACGCGCCGCTTCCGGGAGGAGGCGGGCGTCAGCCCCGGGCAGTGGATCGTCGGCCAGCGGGTGGAGCCGGCCCGGCGGCTGCTGGAGCAGACGGACCTGCCGATGGAGCAGGTCGCGCGGGAGAGCGGCTTCGGCACGGCGCAGTCGCTGCGCAAGCACGTGCAGGCGGCGCTGGGGGTCAGCCCGACGGCCTACCGGCGCACCTTCCGTGCGTCGGGCGGGCCGGGGGGCCTCGGGAGCCGTGGTGGTACGGGCCACGCCGACGACCCCGGCCGCGGGGCCGGCCCGGGGATCCCCGCAGCCTCGGCGGCCTCGTGAGCCCCGTGAACCCCACCGGTACCGGCATTTCACCATCTCCTGATGGGCCATCAGTTTTTGCCGGACCCGTGCATTGACTTCTCCCGCCGCCCGCTCGTGAATGGCCCCCTGCGCAGGGCTCGGCGCGAGGGAACCCAGGGGGCGGGCAGTGCGAACAGGGGCACGGAACCGGAGATGGTCGGCAGCCGTCGGCATGGCCGTGCTCGCGGCCACGACCGGGGGCGCCCTGAGCGGGCCGGCCGCGGCCGAGGGCGAAACGCCCCCCGGCCAGGTGACCTTCCCGACGCAGTGCCTGGCGCCCCAGGAGGCCGGAATCCCGCCCGCCGACGGCCCGACCACCGCACGCGTCACCGTCGACGACCCGGCCCCGCAGGTTGGCGACACCGTCACCGTGACCTACCAGGTGCTCGCGACCCCCGCCCTGAACCCGATCGCCGGCGAACTCCCCGCCGATGCGCTGACCCCGACCGGCCGGATCGTCCTGGCCGGCGCCCAGAGCGGCGAGGTCACCGTGGTCGGCGCCAAGCGCAACGACCCCGTCCCGGCCGGCGCGCCCCTCCCCGCCGTCACCATGACCGGCACCTTCACCGTCACCGCGCCCGGCGAGATCACCCTGGCCCCGGGCGGCTACACGCTGCACACCAGCCACCTGCTGGACCTCGGCACCAGCTGCACCGCCGCCGGCCCGTCGGCCACGCCCGTCTCCGAACGCCTGACCGCGACCGAGCTGCCCACGGCCAACCTGCGCAGCGTCTTCCTCGGCGCCGCGTACGGACGACCGGGAGCCAAGGTCAAGGTCACCGCCGCCGGCTTCCCCCCGGGCGCGACCGTGACGGTGGCCGGGCGGGCGGGCGCCGCCGAGACCGCAGACCGGGAGACCGCCACCGCCGACGAACGGGGCACGGCCCTGGTGGAGCTGCCGGTCACGGACAAGGCCACCACCGCGGTGATCGCCTATGAGGGCGCGGCCTGGTCTGCGCGGCGGGGCTCCGGACCGGCCGCGTACACGGTCATCGACGCCGTCGACGCCACCCCGGTCCCGACACCGACCCCGACGCCGATCGCGCCGCCGACGGGCACCCGGAAGGTCACGGTCACCGTCGAACCGGGCGCGCTCGGCATGACCCAGACGGGCGAGGACATCACCCTGGGCGCGGTCCCGTACGGCGACGGCGGCGCGGCCCCCGGCCGGATCGGGACCGTGACCGTCACCGACGCCCGCGGCGGCCCGGCCGGCTGGTCCCTGATCGGCAAGGTCACCGACTTCACGGGACCGGGCGGGATCCGCATCCCGGGCGCGTCCCTGTCCTGGACCCCGTCGTGCGTGGCGGCCGAGGGCAGCAAGAGCCCCTGTACGCCGGGCAGCGCGGGTGTGGTCGGGCCGGGCGGCGCGGTCCTCGCCTCGGCGCCCGACGCTCCGCTGGTCGGCGGCACCTTCACGGTCGACGCGGCGGTGACGCTGCAGGTGCCGCCGTACACCCCGCCGGGTGCGTACACGGCGGTCCTGACGCTGACCCTGTCGTGACGGCCCGGATGCGGCGGAGGCTGCCGCTGCGCGGAGCCCCGGGCTCTGCCCGGACCCTCCCCCAGCTACCGCTGGGAGGTACCCCCTGCTCAAACGCCGGCGGGGCTGAAGTTCAGCCCCGCCGGCGTTTGAGGCGCGGGGTCTGGGGCGGAGCCCCAGGGAACGGTGGAAGGGCGGGTAGGGGACAGCTCCGCGCAGCGGTCGCCCGGGCCGGATCGGCCTTGCTGCTCGCGGCGACCGGACTCGTCGTCGGACTTGCCGGGACGGCCACCGCCGCCGACAACGGGCAGTGGTCCGTGCTGCCCGCCGCGACGGGCGTCGGGCAGCGGCCGTACTTCTATCTCGCCGCCGCGCCGGGCCAGACGGTCGCCGACGCCGTCACCCTCACCAACCGCACCGACCGCCCCCGCACCTTCCGGCTCTACGCCGCCGACGCCCACAACACCGCCCGCGACGGCGGCTTCGCCCTCCGCGGCCCCGACGAGCCGCGTCTGGCCACCGCCGCGTGGGCGAAGCTCGACCGGGAGCGGGTCACCGTACCGGCCCGGGCGTCGGTCGGCGTCGGCTTCACCGTCACCGTCCCCGACCGGGCGGAGCCCGGGGACCACCCCGGCGCCATCGTGGCCCTGGAGGACCGGCCCGCGACCACCACCGCCCGGGGGATCGGAGTCCAGCAGGCCGTCGCCGCCCGGCTCTACCTGCGGGTGACCGGACCCACCGCCCCCGCCCTCGTCGTCCGGGGAGTCGCCGTGGAACGGCGCGGCGCCGGCGCGGAGGTCTCGTACACGCTCCACAACATCGGCAACGTCACCCTGCGCCCCCGAGCCACCCTCACCGCCTCCGGCGCCCTCGGCCGGCGGCTGCTCACCCGCGGGCTCGCCGGGCTGCCCGCCGAACTGCTGCCGGGTCAGGAAGTGCGGCTCAGCACCCGCTGGGAGGGCCCGCCGGCAGGGGAATGGGCCGAGGTCACGGTGCGCGCGCGGGCCGACGGAACCACAGCTCAGGGACGTGCAGGCTACGCCGCGCACCCCTCGCTGACGGCCATGCTCGCCCTCGCTGCCGTGATCTGGTCGGCGCTGGGAGCCGCATCGGGGAGAATGGCCCGTATGAGCGATCGTTCCCCCGAGTCCACCAGCCCGCACCGTGCGGGCTTCGCCTGCTTCGTCGGCCGCCCCAACGCGGGGAAGTCGACCCTCACCAACGCACTCGTGGGCACCAAGGTCGCGATCACCTCCAACCGGCCGCAGACCACCCGCCACACCGTCCGCGGCATCGTGCACCGCCCCGACGCGCAGCTCGTCCTCGTCGACACGCCCGGCCTGCACAAGCCGCGCACGCTGCTCGGCGAGCGCCTCAACGACATCGTGCGGACCACCTGGGCCGAGGTCGACGTCATCGGCTTCTGCCTGCCGGCCGACCAGAAGCTCGGCCCCGGCGACAAGTTCATCGCCAAGGAGCTCGCGGGGATCAAGAAGACCCCCAAGATCGCCATCATCACCAAGACCGACCTGGTCGAGTCCAAGGTGGTGGGCGAGCAGCTCATCGCGGTCCACCAGCTCGCCGAGGAACTGGGCTTCGAGTGGACCGAGATCGTTCCCGTCTCGGCGGTCGGTGACAGCCAGGTCCAGCTGCTGGCCGACCTGATCGCGCCGCTGCTGCCGGAGAGCCCGCCGCTGTACCCGGAGGGCGACCTCACCGACGAGCCCGAGATGGTCATGGTCGCGGAACTGATCCGCGAGGCCGCGCTGGAGGGCGTACGGGACGAGCTCCCGCACTCCATCGCCGTGGTCGTCGAGGAGATGATCCCGCGGGAGAACCGCCCGGCCGACCGCCCGCTGCTCGACATCCACGCCAACGTCTACATCGAGCGGCCGAGCCAGAAGGGCATCATCATCGGCCCGAAGGGCTCCCGCCTGAAGGAGGTCGGGATGAAGTCGCGCAAGCACATCGAGGCGCTGCTCGGGACCCCGGTCTTCCTCGACCTCCACGTGAAGGTCGCCAAGGACTGGCAGCGGGACCCCAAGCAGCTGCGCAAG of the Streptomyces sp. NBC_01294 genome contains:
- a CDS encoding MmcQ/YjbR family DNA-binding protein encodes the protein MTPERLREFCLGFNAAVEEFPFGPETSVFKVLGKVFALTALDAQPLKVNLKCEPEQAVRLREEHEAIVPGYHMNKRHWNTVTVGGPGGLPDRLVRELVEDSYDLVVAGLPRAERLRLDRP
- a CDS encoding cytidine deaminase — encoded protein: MLSTMSESTGIDPEDSKIITLARSARARNGVPEGAAVRDETGRTYVAGTVELDSLKLSALQTAVAMAVASGARSLEAAAVVSAADAPAEADRAAVRDLGGPGTPVLLAGPDGTLKSTTPAGA
- a CDS encoding helix-turn-helix domain-containing protein, which encodes MKPAEKLVGVAMASYADYDSGENACPSNGTIARELGYGGKAPEQTVNKIVGRLRQAGWLTKTGKVPDGPVIYRLTLPKQEGMAEKPYNLHTFKSDGGRSAGPTAKRKPVRRGPPAS
- a CDS encoding GlxA family transcriptional regulator, yielding MEPLPHRIVVLALAGLLPFELGIPHRIFGRAKDPSGRPLYEILTCGLAPGPVRTDADFAIQVEHGPELLATADTVVVPASYELGPVHEYGTLTDELAAALAHIRPGTRLVSICTGGYVLAAAGYLDGRPATTHWASAEHFQRLFPAVRVDPDVLYTDDGDVLTSAGVAAGIDLCLHIVRRDHGAAVANGTARRTVVPPHREGGQAQFIERPVPEPQLASTTAARAWVLDRLHEPLRLTDLARQEAMSVRTFTRRFREEAGVSPGQWIVGQRVEPARRLLEQTDLPMEQVARESGFGTAQSLRKHVQAALGVSPTAYRRTFRASGGPGGLGSRGGTGHADDPGRGAGPGIPAASAAS
- a CDS encoding beta-xylosidase, which gives rise to MAVLAATTGGALSGPAAAEGETPPGQVTFPTQCLAPQEAGIPPADGPTTARVTVDDPAPQVGDTVTVTYQVLATPALNPIAGELPADALTPTGRIVLAGAQSGEVTVVGAKRNDPVPAGAPLPAVTMTGTFTVTAPGEITLAPGGYTLHTSHLLDLGTSCTAAGPSATPVSERLTATELPTANLRSVFLGAAYGRPGAKVKVTAAGFPPGATVTVAGRAGAAETADRETATADERGTALVELPVTDKATTAVIAYEGAAWSARRGSGPAAYTVIDAVDATPVPTPTPTPIAPPTGTRKVTVTVEPGALGMTQTGEDITLGAVPYGDGGAAPGRIGTVTVTDARGGPAGWSLIGKVTDFTGPGGIRIPGASLSWTPSCVAAEGSKSPCTPGSAGVVGPGGAVLASAPDAPLVGGTFTVDAAVTLQVPPYTPPGAYTAVLTLTLS
- the era gene encoding GTPase Era, which translates into the protein MARMSDRSPESTSPHRAGFACFVGRPNAGKSTLTNALVGTKVAITSNRPQTTRHTVRGIVHRPDAQLVLVDTPGLHKPRTLLGERLNDIVRTTWAEVDVIGFCLPADQKLGPGDKFIAKELAGIKKTPKIAIITKTDLVESKVVGEQLIAVHQLAEELGFEWTEIVPVSAVGDSQVQLLADLIAPLLPESPPLYPEGDLTDEPEMVMVAELIREAALEGVRDELPHSIAVVVEEMIPRENRPADRPLLDIHANVYIERPSQKGIIIGPKGSRLKEVGMKSRKHIEALLGTPVFLDLHVKVAKDWQRDPKQLRKLGF